A region from the Benincasa hispida cultivar B227 chromosome 12, ASM972705v1, whole genome shotgun sequence genome encodes:
- the LOC120068337 gene encoding glutaredoxin-C1-like → MMRYQAERSWEYYMPATAAAAARDPVDRVIRLAAESAVVIFSVSSCCMCHALKRLLCGMGVSPTVYELDHDPRGKEIERALMRLVGAASPPVPVVFIGGKLVGSMDRVMASHINGTLVPLLKEAGALWL, encoded by the coding sequence ATGATGCGTTACCAAGCAGAGCGTTCATGGGAGTATTACATGCCGGCGACGGCAGCAGCGGCAGCGAGAGACCCAGTGGACCGAGTAATCCGGCTGGCGGCGGAGAGTGCGGTGGTGATATTCAGTGTGAGCAGCTGCTGCATGTGCCACGCCTTGAAACGGTtgctttgtggaatgggcgtGAGCCCAACGGTGTACGAGCTCGACCATGACCCCAGaggaaaagaaattgaaagagCTTTAATGAGGCTCGTCGGAGCCGCCTCGCCGCCGGTCCCCGTCGTCTTCATCGGCGGGAAACTTGTGGGGTCCATGGATAGAGTTATGGCTTCTCATATCAATGGCACTTTGGTCCCTCTTCTCAAGGAAGCTGGTGCCTTATGGCTCTAG
- the LOC120092508 gene encoding leucine-rich repeat extensin-like protein 5 — MDPDPTISLLLLFLTSFFTNLFGLTAAAPTSVTRITVVGAVYCDTCLSNSVSKHSYFLPGVDVHLQCKFRAVAPKMAEQMAFSVNRTTDKYGVYRLEIPSVDGINCVDGMTMQSFCQASLIGSSSEVCNVPGLRTTSEEISVKSKQDNLCIFSLNALSYRPMKKNESLCGNKKEKIPDPLTSSKFFLPFFPPYSLPFPFPPMPPFPSFPLPPLPPLPPLPPLPPLQYFPLPTCPNPPSLPFPFPPLPPLLPSPASPPPPSTPPPPPPFSLSDPRTWIPYVSPFSPPPPLPSSPPPFSLSDPRTWIPHIPPFSPPPPPAFDPRDPRTWIPHIPPFSPSPPPAFDPRDPRTWIPNIPPFFPPPPPAFDLRDPRTWIPHLPPSPPQVPQNQKP, encoded by the exons ATGGATCCGGATCCCACCATTTCTCTCCTTCTCCTTTTTTTAACATCTTTCTTCACTAACTTGTTTGGCCTAACAGCTGCAGCCCCAACGTCGGTCACTCGAATCACGGTAGTAGGTGCAGTTTATTGTGACACATGTTTGAGCAACAGTGTCTCCAAACACAGCTACTTCTTGCCTG GTGTGGATGTCCATTTACAGTGCAAATTCAGAGCAGTTGCTCCCAAAATGGCCGAGCAAATGGCCTTCTCTGTCAACAGAACAACAGATAAATATGGAGTTTATAGATTGGAAATTCCTTCTGTGGATGGAATCAATTGTGTTGATGGTATGACAATGCAGTCATTTTGCCAAGCAAGCTTAATAGGAAGCTCGTCTGAAGTTTGCAATGTCCCAGGTTTAAGAACTACTTCAGAAGAGATATCAGTCAAGTCTAAGCAAGATAATCTCTGTATATTCAGCTTAAATGCTTTGAGTTACAGGCCAATGAAGAAGAATGAAAGCTTATGTGGgaataagaaagagaaaattcCAGATCCCTTGACCTCCTCAAAGTTTTTTCTCCCTTTCTTCCCTCCTTATTCCCTCCCTTTCCCCTTCCCTCCTATGCCACCATTCCCTTCCTTTCCTTTACCTCCACTTCCTCCACTGCCTCCACTGCCTCCATTACCCCCTCTTCAATATTTTCCTCTCCCTACTTGTCCTAACCCACCATCTTTACCATTTCCTTTCCCACCTTTGCCTCCTTTACTTCCTTCACCAGCAAGTCCACCTCCGCCATCTACACCACCTCCGCCGCCCCCATTTAGTCTCAGTGATCCAAGGACCTGGATACCCTATGTTTCTCCATTTTCACCACCACCGCCTCTGCCATCGTCGCCACCTCCATTCAGTCTCAGCGATCCAAGGACCTGGATACCCCATATACCTCCATTTTCCCCTCCCCCACCTCCTGCTTTCGATCCCCGAGACCCGAGAACTTGGATTCCGCATATCCCTCCATTTTCTCCTTCCCCACCTCCTGCGTTTGATCCTAGAGACCCCAGAACATGGATTCCCAATATTCCTCCATTTTTCCCTCCCCCACCTCCTGCATTCGACCTTAGAGACCCCAGAACATGGATACCCCATTTGCCACCATCCCCTCCCCAGGTCCCTCAAAATCAAAAGCCCTAA